Below is a genomic region from Triticum urartu cultivar G1812 unplaced genomic scaffold, Tu2.1 TuUngrouped_contig_9451, whole genome shotgun sequence.
AGCTCCTGTGACTAAAATACCTAGGTATTTCAATCAGGCTTGTGCACTGCTATAGCTTTCTGGCTCTGTCAGTTTGGTAACGTCTAATATACTTTTATGTTTATAAATGCAGCAAATCACCGTGCCATAGGAATGTTGGTCACAGGCTCTCCACTTCGCTTTCCAAGACCAAGGGAACTGCATCATTTGCGGTTGTGCCTAAAGATCCTACCCAAACTGGAAAAACCGCTTTTCCTGGAGATGTTGTTGACCCTGCATCCACAACAGATGTTAGTACTCATGTTCAATTACACTCTTATTGTTTCCCCTTTTGCACATTACTCACCTGATGAGCATCGCCATGTCATGATAGGAAACTAAGCaagatgctgctgctgctgcagctACCGAAGATGCGAAGCACACAAAATTTAGCTTCTTAGACAAAGAAAGTTCAATGTACTATTTGCATCATTGGCTGTTAATTTAACTTCTTTTCATTGAAGTACCCTGGTAGATTAATTCCATGTCTGTAATTATATTATGTATCTTAGCCCAGTTACGGAGCTCAAAACTTGCTAGATGCATGTTTTTTGACTGAGATGTTTGTGCTTTCAGGATACACAGTTGTTAGTTTAACTCCTTGTTTTGCTTACTAAGTATGAGTCCTCAATTCGTGCTGCTATGTAAAAGCCAATACCAATTGATTTTGAATCATTCTAACAGTAGTGTTGCTTTGTTGGACCATATAGTAAACGATTTCATTCATCTTTGAATGCCACCTGTATCATcaaaaaacaggcaaaaacatGGTTACCATCATGTCCACTTCCATACTTTGATTGTTTTAATGCTCCATGAAAAACATAAACAATCCTTCTTACTAATGAACAACATCACTTACAAAAAAATCAGACCCCTGCTATTCTGAATCATTTTATTATCTTGCTATTCTGAATCATTTTATTATcttctcatatgatgcatataCAATTGCTCATACTATCTTCTTCTTTGTCATCAGCCTACAGTGATGGAAAAAATCAGAATCCCAACAAAAGTGTTGTTCGATGCTATGATGCAGCAGCTAGGCCTCCCAAATGCAGTGTACTCAACACAAAAGGCAAGAGCAATTGGTCTTGACGCAACTATTCACTTCTATCGCTCCAAGCATCAACTGGACAATAGTCTTCCAAGACAATCAATATCAACCCATGTATCCAACAAACTAGAAGATGTTGAAGACCAACTAGCAAACGAAGCTCTCAAGTACATGAAAAGCATCCACAGTAAAGTGCTGCAGGACACAAACTACGACAAGATGCAACTGCTGCAGCAAAGGAGATCACATGCCAGCAAAGGAACTTTACCGTATAATAGATAGCAACTTCACGGCCAGATCAACATCCAGAGACAATGATCTGAATCATATATTATCGCAAGTAAGATATGTTACTGATTGTCCCACTGATACATCCACGCAATCAGAGTATGAACTCCAACAAACAAACAAGTACTACTTGAGCTTGGATGATGATGTTGAAGGAATTTTTGTTATGAACAATGAAAACATTCAACCACAACCACTATGAACAATTGCCTGAACAAGTTTTCAGCTCCAATGGTCCACCAAGCATAATGCATATAAGATGTATCTCTCTCTATCTACCTTCCTTCCTAATAGCATTGTAAATATTCTATCGTAAGCTTCTTAGAACACTATGTATCATGAATAATCCATGTGTATCAATCTGCCCTTAAATATATTTATGTTCACTCTTTCAATACTTGCCTTACTCTCGCCCCTTGCGCCATCGACGCAACTGGTCATCTAGTTcttcttagtagatgatcatcctcagccaaaactcacgcccattggccatgtgcatttcccgtaccgctaatca
It encodes:
- the LOC125532235 gene encoding uncharacterized protein LOC125532235 isoform X1, which translates into the protein MERLKGKGQAPVTKIPSKSPCHRNVGHRLSTSLSKTKGTASFAVVPKDPTQTGKTAFPGDVVDPASTTDPTVMEKIRIPTKVLFDAMMQQLGLPNAVYSTQKARAIGLDATIHFYRSKHQLDNSLPRQSISTHVSNKLEDVEDQLANEALKYMKSIHSKVLQDTNYDKMQLLQQRRSHASKGTLPYNR
- the LOC125532235 gene encoding uncharacterized protein LOC125532235 isoform X2 is translated as MERLKANHRAIGMLVTGSPLRFPRPRELHHLRLCLKILPKLEKPLFLEMLLTLHPQQMKLSKMLLLLQLPKMRSTQNLAS